The following are from one region of the Mesorhizobium sp. B4-1-4 genome:
- a CDS encoding PqqD family protein produces the protein MEIVSGTVLRLADDASVQHVGDGAVVLLARSGQLYTCNGTTEAFLDKVDGARSLDQIVGLLCEEFEVGKDTLDEDMAALATDLVSEGILAAPGA, from the coding sequence ATGGAAATTGTTTCTGGGACGGTTTTGCGGCTGGCGGACGACGCCTCGGTCCAGCATGTCGGCGATGGGGCCGTCGTGCTTCTGGCGCGCAGCGGCCAACTCTACACCTGCAACGGTACGACCGAAGCCTTTCTCGACAAGGTCGATGGCGCGCGCAGCCTTGACCAGATCGTCGGCCTGCTTTGCGAGGAGTTCGAGGTCGGCAAGGATACGCTCGACGAGGACATGGCCGCACTGGCCACCGATCTGGTCTCGGAAGGTATCCTCGCCGCCCCGGGCGCCTGA